A single region of the Chryseobacterium culicis genome encodes:
- a CDS encoding response regulator — MKKYPIPANEEGRMKKLEYFNLLNLEKDPQLDIFAETACLLTDCPAALIAMMESETQTIQSCVGLALDFVDRKSTLCQYSIASGDVVIINDTLLDERSSDNPLILAGGIRFYAGVPLIDEEGFVLGTICVIDYKPKTITDDQISTLKKIGEAITKILTGKKKNIQAEYFQQTFAISNNLICVLDKDLTLKDINPAFENTFQLDKSQVLDHNFLDLIGHHNSQLQLLSKNLPHTDEEVTFTTSTKIEDAQTIIVEWYLKLNKNHTEIFCFGINITQRIEEKLKLESSERRFRSFFENAIGLMSMHDMDGNIIAVNEKGREILQYSAEEVEGLNLKDLVPKKNWPLLEQYLERINKNQEDFGTMILKAKGGEEMIWMYHNLVEINKEGKPYVVSTALNVTERVSLEKDLVHTKKMLEQTSAVAQVGGWEVNLKNNTVTWSQSTREIHKIDKDFQPNFDNALGFYTEKSRERLEFLFEKTVKEGIPYDEELQLVQNDGVMIWVRVKGIPEFEDGVCTRVYGIIQNIDTFKKVYLELAKKEAMLQSFVKYVPSTVAMFDKDLNYVSVSRSWKDEFQMNDIRLIGENMFKISPNVPDERLKIYQDALAGKAYKNEDMAIEVPGKGIIQHYSVEVTPWYLSNNVIGGIIVSAQNITASVKINRELKNAKKMADIASKAKSEFLANMSHEIRTPLNGVIGFSDLLLKTPLNDIQTQYLNYINESGENLLNIINDILDFSKVESGKMDLIIEKSNIYDMVSQVINVILYQSQKKNIELLLNIEQGLPETIWLDESRLKQILINLLGNAVKFTTQGEIELKVEKLNLDSKNIKLRFSVRDTGIGIPKEKQQHIFNAFTQENSSISKQYGGTGLGLTISNNILNYMGSKLSLVSELQKGSVFYFDLEVPYEMSDHREDDDLKISKVLIVDDNEANRIIIQHMLAYKNVDSKLAANGMEALQILLAGERFDVILMDYHMPIISGLETIEKIKELFNTQNESSPLIILHTSSEEHDVINSFRQENNSYFLLKPIKSEELYKTLRRAVKNTEKEITHSSQPETETSILMQSPEVLLVDDNPVNMVLNNKMMRSLIPDAQLTEATDGLQAFQLCKGKTFNIILMDVQMPVMDGIEATKQIRLLPDYHNIPIIGVTAGNVLGEKEKCLDSGMNDFLPKPLRQADLLEMLKKYIINENPINIPSEDSASKPNYLDINVLNEQIGDDDEDFRKIFLNLVVDQLTQAEENIKKSTAEKDSTNLKLILHKLKGTAGTAGLVRLTERTVHWESKTEPNMDFPSMEKEMIQEITTGLQLIKNLIQ, encoded by the coding sequence ATGAAGAAGTATCCAATTCCTGCGAATGAAGAAGGGAGAATGAAGAAACTGGAGTATTTTAATCTTTTAAACCTTGAAAAAGATCCCCAGTTAGACATTTTTGCAGAAACAGCATGTCTGTTGACCGACTGCCCCGCAGCGCTCATCGCCATGATGGAAAGTGAAACCCAAACTATCCAGAGCTGTGTGGGGCTTGCCCTGGATTTTGTAGACCGGAAAAGTACCTTATGCCAGTATTCTATTGCAAGTGGAGATGTTGTCATCATTAATGATACATTACTGGATGAAAGATCTTCTGATAACCCACTTATTCTTGCAGGGGGAATCCGGTTTTATGCAGGAGTTCCTTTGATTGATGAGGAAGGGTTTGTATTAGGAACCATCTGTGTTATTGACTATAAGCCCAAAACGATAACAGACGATCAGATTTCAACCCTGAAAAAAATAGGAGAGGCCATCACAAAAATCCTGACTGGAAAAAAGAAAAATATCCAGGCTGAATATTTTCAACAGACCTTTGCCATTTCCAATAACCTGATCTGCGTACTGGATAAAGACTTAACGCTGAAAGATATTAACCCGGCTTTTGAGAATACATTTCAATTGGATAAGAGCCAGGTTCTTGATCATAATTTCCTGGATCTGATAGGTCATCATAATTCCCAACTGCAATTACTTTCCAAAAATCTTCCCCATACCGATGAAGAAGTAACCTTTACCACTTCAACAAAAATAGAGGATGCCCAAACCATTATTGTGGAATGGTATTTAAAACTCAATAAAAATCACACTGAGATTTTTTGCTTCGGAATCAATATTACCCAACGCATCGAAGAAAAATTAAAACTGGAAAGCTCTGAACGCCGTTTCAGAAGCTTCTTCGAAAACGCCATTGGATTGATGAGTATGCATGATATGGATGGAAATATCATTGCTGTTAACGAAAAAGGAAGAGAAATCCTGCAATATTCAGCAGAAGAAGTAGAAGGCTTGAATTTAAAAGACCTTGTTCCTAAAAAAAACTGGCCTCTTCTTGAGCAATACCTCGAGCGGATTAACAAAAACCAGGAAGATTTCGGAACCATGATTCTGAAAGCAAAAGGAGGTGAAGAAATGATCTGGATGTATCACAATCTTGTGGAGATCAATAAGGAAGGAAAACCTTATGTGGTCAGCACCGCACTGAATGTTACTGAAAGAGTGAGTTTGGAAAAAGATCTGGTGCATACCAAAAAAATGCTGGAACAGACCAGTGCTGTTGCCCAGGTAGGAGGATGGGAAGTGAATCTGAAAAACAATACCGTCACTTGGTCACAGTCTACCAGAGAAATACATAAAATAGATAAGGATTTTCAGCCTAATTTTGACAATGCCCTGGGTTTCTACACTGAAAAAAGCAGGGAAAGACTGGAATTCTTATTCGAAAAGACTGTAAAAGAAGGCATTCCCTACGATGAAGAATTACAGCTTGTACAAAATGATGGGGTAATGATTTGGGTAAGGGTAAAAGGTATCCCGGAATTTGAAGATGGAGTATGCACCAGAGTCTACGGAATCATTCAGAATATTGATACCTTCAAAAAAGTTTATCTTGAACTGGCCAAAAAAGAGGCTATGCTACAGTCTTTCGTAAAATATGTCCCTTCTACAGTAGCCATGTTCGACAAAGATCTTAATTATGTTTCTGTAAGCAGAAGCTGGAAAGATGAGTTTCAGATGAACGATATCAGGCTTATTGGTGAAAATATGTTTAAAATTTCTCCCAATGTACCCGATGAAAGATTAAAAATATATCAGGACGCACTGGCAGGAAAGGCTTACAAAAATGAAGACATGGCAATAGAAGTTCCGGGTAAAGGAATTATTCAGCATTACAGCGTAGAGGTCACGCCATGGTATCTTTCCAATAATGTTATCGGGGGAATTATTGTTTCTGCCCAAAATATTACAGCATCTGTAAAAATCAACAGAGAACTGAAAAATGCCAAGAAAATGGCAGATATTGCCAGCAAAGCAAAATCTGAATTCTTAGCTAACATGAGCCATGAAATCCGAACTCCACTGAACGGGGTTATTGGTTTTTCCGACCTTCTTTTAAAAACGCCATTGAACGATATACAGACCCAATACCTCAATTATATCAATGAATCAGGAGAGAATTTATTGAATATCATCAACGATATACTTGATTTTTCCAAGGTAGAATCCGGAAAAATGGATCTTATTATTGAGAAATCTAATATTTATGACATGGTAAGCCAGGTAATCAATGTTATCCTTTACCAGTCGCAGAAAAAGAATATAGAATTACTGTTAAATATAGAACAGGGACTTCCTGAAACGATTTGGCTTGATGAATCAAGACTGAAACAAATTTTGATCAACCTCCTTGGAAATGCAGTAAAATTTACAACACAGGGGGAAATAGAACTTAAAGTAGAAAAGCTGAATCTGGACAGCAAAAATATCAAACTCAGATTTTCCGTAAGAGATACCGGAATTGGGATTCCTAAGGAAAAACAACAGCATATTTTCAATGCCTTTACCCAGGAAAACAGCTCTATCAGCAAACAGTATGGAGGAACAGGTCTTGGATTGACCATTTCCAATAATATCCTGAATTACATGGGAAGCAAGCTGTCATTGGTAAGCGAACTTCAGAAAGGTTCCGTTTTCTATTTTGACCTCGAAGTTCCTTATGAAATGTCTGATCACCGTGAGGATGATGACCTGAAAATAAGCAAGGTACTTATTGTAGATGATAATGAAGCCAACAGGATTATTATCCAGCATATGCTTGCCTATAAAAATGTGGATTCAAAACTTGCGGCCAATGGAATGGAAGCACTTCAGATACTACTTGCTGGAGAACGTTTTGATGTCATTCTGATGGATTATCACATGCCGATTATTTCCGGACTGGAAACCATAGAAAAAATCAAGGAACTGTTTAATACACAAAATGAATCTTCTCCTCTGATTATCCTTCACACGTCTTCTGAAGAACATGATGTCATTAATTCTTTCCGTCAGGAAAACAATTCATACTTCCTGCTGAAGCCTATCAAATCTGAAGAGCTTTACAAAACCTTGAGACGGGCGGTAAAAAATACTGAAAAAGAGATCACCCACAGTTCACAGCCGGAAACAGAAACCTCAATACTCATGCAGTCGCCGGAGGTTTTATTGGTAGATGACAACCCGGTGAATATGGTGCTGAATAATAAAATGATGCGTTCATTAATCCCGGATGCACAGCTTACAGAAGCTACAGACGGCCTTCAGGCATTTCAGCTGTGTAAAGGAAAAACATTCAATATTATTTTAATGGATGTTCAGATGCCGGTAATGGATGGTATTGAAGCCACAAAACAAATCCGATTATTGCCTGATTATCATAATATTCCGATTATTGGGGTAACCGCAGGAAATGTATTGGGTGAGAAAGAAAAATGTCTGGATTCCGGAATGAATGACTTCCTTCCTAAACCTTTAAGACAGGCAGATTTGCTGGAAATGCTAAAAAAGTACATCATTAATGAAAACCCTATCAATATCCCATCTGAAGATTCGGCCAGTAAGCCAAATTATCTTGATATCAATGTTCTGAACGAACAAATAGGTGATGACGACGAGGATTTCAGAAAAATATTCCTGAACCTTGTAGTAGATCAACTTACCCAGGCTGAAGAAAATATCAAAAAAAGCACAGCAGAAAAAGACAGTACCAATCTGAAATTGATTCTTCACAAGCTCAAAGGAACAGCAGGAACAGCAGGGTTGGTAAGACTTACAGAACGTACCGTCCACTGGGAAAGCAAAACAGAACCCAACATGGATTTTCCTTCCATGGAAAAAGAAATGATCCAGGAAATAACAACAGGATTACAATTAATAAAAAATTTAATACAATAA
- a CDS encoding response regulator transcription factor, translating to MLILIAEDDELILKTIEHKLLKEGHEVILTRNGKDAIETLKTKDVDLAITDIMMPFASGIEILSAIKTMGKQIPVIMLSSMGQEEVVLNAFDLGAADFIIKPFSPNELILRIKRFSSK from the coding sequence ATGCTGATTCTAATCGCCGAAGACGACGAACTGATTCTAAAAACGATTGAACATAAATTATTAAAAGAGGGGCATGAAGTGATCCTGACCCGTAACGGGAAAGATGCTATTGAAACCTTGAAAACCAAAGATGTAGATCTGGCTATCACAGATATCATGATGCCATTTGCATCCGGAATTGAAATACTTTCAGCCATTAAAACCATGGGTAAGCAGATCCCGGTGATTATGCTTTCCAGTATGGGGCAGGAAGAAGTGGTACTGAATGCTTTTGATCTGGGAGCAGCCGATTTCATCATAAAACCATTCAGTCCCAATGAATTGATATTAAGAATAAAAAGATTTTCTTCAAAATAA
- a CDS encoding HEAT repeat domain-containing protein — protein sequence MFLTTSVHFLFLVFLGMLSLVLLLIIAVLIYSFYQYRESLQAFRWSEVINKKISEVIVYGEEEIPVNSNFSAASGSASFRNLFLQKLAESEKKFSGAAQNKLKDLFQEYSLQEEALKKLTQKKEHIIAGGIQELTAMQVEEALPKISTFLTHPSAQVYQEAQYAMVNFKGFEGLHFLNSISSKISEWQQLRLLISITNIPENSGESIKIWMESSNDSVVIFTLKLLRKFQVLSLYSTVTDLLDHPSVDIRVQAVQTLLSLENSSTISDLMEVYLHQPIEVQKEILKVMKKSKDQCCTDFLKDQLLNTPDSGIKVHAAEALCALEKQEYLTELSQKENSSEELIQIIKYALQEKVC from the coding sequence ATGTTTCTCACCACTTCTGTGCATTTTCTCTTTCTTGTTTTTCTGGGAATGCTATCTTTAGTACTTTTACTGATCATAGCGGTACTGATCTACAGCTTTTATCAGTACAGAGAATCTCTTCAGGCTTTCAGATGGTCTGAAGTGATCAATAAAAAAATCTCAGAAGTGATTGTATATGGTGAAGAGGAAATACCTGTAAACAGTAACTTTTCAGCAGCTTCCGGCAGTGCCTCATTCAGAAATTTATTCCTTCAGAAACTGGCAGAATCCGAGAAGAAATTTTCCGGAGCAGCACAGAATAAACTTAAAGACTTATTTCAGGAATACAGCCTTCAGGAAGAAGCATTGAAAAAACTGACTCAAAAGAAAGAACATATCATTGCAGGAGGAATACAGGAGCTTACGGCTATGCAAGTAGAAGAAGCCTTACCTAAAATTTCTACATTTTTAACCCATCCTTCAGCTCAGGTATACCAGGAAGCACAATATGCAATGGTGAATTTTAAGGGATTTGAAGGTCTTCATTTCCTGAACAGCATTTCATCAAAAATATCAGAATGGCAACAGCTTCGTTTGTTGATTTCAATTACCAATATTCCTGAAAATTCCGGAGAAAGTATTAAAATCTGGATGGAAAGTTCTAATGACTCCGTAGTTATTTTCACCCTTAAACTATTAAGAAAATTTCAGGTATTATCTCTCTATTCTACCGTAACTGATTTATTGGATCATCCTTCTGTTGATATACGGGTACAGGCAGTTCAGACTTTATTATCACTGGAAAATTCATCTACCATTAGTGATCTTATGGAAGTGTATCTGCATCAGCCGATTGAAGTACAGAAAGAAATCCTTAAAGTCATGAAAAAGTCAAAAGACCAGTGCTGTACAGATTTTCTGAAAGATCAATTATTGAACACTCCTGATTCTGGAATAAAAGTGCATGCTGCAGAAGCTTTATGTGCTTTGGAAAAACAGGAATACCTGACAGAACTCTCCCAAAAGGAAAACTCTTCTGAAGAATTAATTCAAATCATTAAATACGCATTACAGGAAAAAGTATGTTAG
- a CDS encoding sulfatase-like hydrolase/transferase, whose protein sequence is MLEFSHIIYEVVIWVFLIYGTAVTLIYGWIGIYALGAVLRYKKENTFTDYSIIAANPNAPVFSVIAPAYNEGMTIVENVRSLLSLYYHNLEIIIVNDGSKDDSMQKLIEAYELESMAYFIQGKIETNAVRGVYKSKNPAFKKLIVVDKENGGKADALNVGVNISSGEYLVCIDVDCILEQDSILKLAKPMLEQTDKKFIACGGVIRLANNCVIENGKVVSVNMPKTLLGRTQALEYIRAFVLGRMAWSRASGLILISGAFGVFDRKIVLACGGYDKNNVGEDMELVVRMRKYMEEKNEPYEVLTIPDPLCWTEVPESKDILRKQRNRWMRGTMETLWKHRKLMFNPKYKKLGMISLPYWFFFEFLGPLIEFSGYIIFIIFLLLGIINWPFFIVLFALVISMGFLYSIYAILVDLVSHQVYTKRKDFLRLIFTAFSEPFYFHPIVVKAGVNGFIDYFKKSHGWGEMTRQGFNQSTQHLPLKERIYAILQAGLKKWGMLALVFFALFLIGVAAESLWYQYTFPKFETSAIIGNLFVENILFAFKLIFCIGIVYLIINFIKEGWARTLGMITLLIVAVTQYILFLYFSESRNVLGADLLYYSKEEMKQILQASGMLNFKNFALLGILITASLIPLWIAGKTALKSIYPGLVLLIFGLAAFFIPSDIAGSKILGSESEFNQNAAKSKWAYFFKSNEDNFISDHPELTELLSENEDFAANAEMIDKNFPFWRKENTQDFLGSYLNKSEKIPNLVFLVMEGFGHAYTSPKGYIGNFTPYLDSLSGKGLFWENSLSSAGRTFGALPSLTGSLPFGKNGFLEIEKTPENFNLYNILKANGFETGFYYGGHASFDRYREFLEYSGVDHIVDEASFSSPYRKLPANNGESWGYEDQAVLDKVQQQQKPQNQPYFNMILTLSTHNPFLINNKNYYEKLYNQRLNSGILTAEQKKWAAAHKDQLISVLNADDAMKGFFENYSKRPDFKNTIFVITGDHSMPEITLQAKIDRFHVPLLIYSPLLKESKRFHKTVSHFDIAPSILAYYRNNYKISTPSTVTWVGRGFSADSEISKTGIPMMQSKNQLIDFVSEKYYIHDGQLFTLKNMEEGADNDAAAMNKINGRFNQYKSMNAKFYSTKKLMPDSVMVNFKKKTKSRF, encoded by the coding sequence ATGTTAGAATTCTCACACATCATCTATGAAGTTGTTATTTGGGTGTTTCTGATTTATGGAACAGCAGTAACCCTTATCTATGGCTGGATAGGAATTTATGCGCTGGGTGCCGTATTGCGTTATAAAAAAGAAAATACATTTACAGATTACAGCATTATTGCAGCCAACCCCAATGCCCCTGTATTCAGTGTTATTGCTCCGGCCTATAATGAAGGAATGACCATTGTGGAAAATGTACGTTCCCTGTTATCTCTTTACTATCATAATCTGGAAATCATTATTGTCAATGATGGAAGTAAGGACGATTCAATGCAAAAGCTCATCGAAGCTTATGAACTGGAATCCATGGCTTATTTCATTCAGGGAAAAATAGAAACTAATGCGGTAAGAGGCGTTTATAAAAGTAAAAATCCGGCCTTTAAAAAACTGATTGTTGTTGATAAAGAAAACGGAGGAAAAGCAGATGCTTTAAATGTTGGAGTGAATATTTCTTCCGGCGAATATCTGGTCTGCATTGATGTTGACTGTATTCTGGAGCAGGATTCTATTTTAAAACTTGCAAAACCCATGCTGGAGCAGACTGATAAAAAGTTCATTGCATGCGGTGGAGTGATTCGTCTGGCCAACAATTGTGTCATTGAAAACGGAAAAGTAGTCAGTGTCAACATGCCGAAAACTCTTCTGGGAAGAACTCAGGCATTGGAATATATACGGGCTTTTGTACTCGGACGTATGGCATGGTCCCGCGCCTCAGGGTTAATCCTGATCTCTGGTGCTTTTGGAGTATTTGACAGAAAAATTGTACTGGCATGCGGAGGTTATGATAAAAATAACGTAGGAGAGGACATGGAGCTGGTGGTAAGAATGAGAAAATACATGGAGGAAAAGAATGAGCCTTACGAAGTGCTTACCATTCCGGATCCTCTATGCTGGACAGAAGTTCCCGAATCCAAAGATATTCTTAGAAAACAAAGAAACAGATGGATGCGCGGAACCATGGAAACCTTGTGGAAACACAGAAAACTCATGTTCAATCCGAAGTATAAAAAACTGGGAATGATCAGTCTTCCTTATTGGTTCTTCTTTGAATTTCTGGGGCCACTCATCGAATTTTCGGGCTACATTATCTTCATTATCTTTTTATTGCTTGGAATTATCAACTGGCCTTTCTTTATCGTTCTGTTTGCTCTCGTTATATCAATGGGATTCTTATATTCCATCTATGCGATACTAGTGGATCTCGTAAGCCATCAGGTCTATACCAAAAGAAAAGATTTCCTTAGATTGATTTTCACCGCTTTTTCCGAACCTTTTTATTTCCATCCTATTGTAGTAAAAGCAGGGGTAAACGGATTTATAGATTATTTCAAAAAATCCCATGGCTGGGGCGAAATGACGAGACAGGGTTTCAATCAGAGTACACAGCACTTACCTCTAAAAGAAAGAATATATGCTATTCTTCAGGCAGGACTGAAAAAATGGGGAATGCTGGCGCTGGTTTTCTTTGCTTTATTTTTAATAGGAGTTGCCGCAGAATCATTGTGGTACCAATATACTTTTCCAAAATTTGAAACATCTGCCATTATTGGTAATCTTTTCGTAGAAAATATTTTATTTGCGTTTAAACTGATATTCTGTATTGGGATCGTGTATCTGATCATCAATTTTATCAAAGAAGGCTGGGCAAGGACTTTGGGAATGATAACGTTGCTTATTGTAGCGGTTACCCAATATATCTTGTTCCTGTATTTTTCTGAAAGCCGTAATGTATTGGGGGCAGATCTTTTATACTACAGCAAAGAAGAGATGAAACAGATTCTACAGGCAAGCGGAATGCTCAACTTCAAAAACTTTGCATTACTGGGAATTTTAATAACCGCTTCTCTCATTCCTTTATGGATTGCAGGTAAAACAGCTTTAAAATCAATCTATCCCGGATTGGTATTATTAATCTTTGGGCTGGCGGCATTTTTCATTCCATCTGATATAGCAGGATCTAAGATCTTAGGTTCTGAGAGTGAATTTAACCAAAATGCAGCAAAAAGTAAATGGGCCTATTTCTTTAAATCCAATGAAGATAATTTCATCAGCGATCATCCGGAACTGACTGAATTACTGAGCGAAAATGAAGATTTTGCAGCCAACGCAGAAATGATTGATAAAAACTTTCCGTTCTGGAGAAAAGAAAATACACAGGATTTCTTAGGGTCTTATCTTAACAAGTCTGAGAAGATTCCTAATCTCGTTTTCCTTGTTATGGAAGGTTTTGGACATGCTTATACCTCTCCAAAAGGATATATCGGGAATTTCACCCCTTATCTTGATTCTTTATCAGGTAAAGGATTATTCTGGGAAAACAGCTTAAGCTCAGCAGGAAGAACATTTGGAGCATTGCCATCACTGACAGGGTCACTTCCTTTCGGAAAGAACGGCTTCCTTGAAATAGAGAAAACACCAGAGAATTTCAATCTTTATAACATCCTTAAAGCCAACGGATTTGAAACTGGATTTTATTATGGAGGTCACGCATCCTTTGACCGCTACCGTGAATTTCTGGAATACAGTGGAGTAGATCATATCGTAGATGAAGCTTCATTCAGCAGCCCTTACCGTAAACTTCCCGCCAACAACGGAGAAAGCTGGGGATATGAGGATCAGGCTGTCTTAGATAAAGTACAGCAGCAACAGAAACCACAGAATCAGCCGTATTTCAATATGATCCTTACGCTTTCAACACATAATCCTTTTTTAATCAACAATAAAAATTATTATGAAAAGCTATACAATCAAAGGCTTAATTCAGGGATTTTAACTGCTGAACAGAAAAAATGGGCAGCCGCTCACAAAGATCAGCTCATTTCAGTATTGAATGCAGATGATGCCATGAAAGGTTTCTTTGAAAACTACAGCAAACGACCGGATTTCAAAAACACAATTTTTGTCATCACGGGAGATCACAGTATGCCTGAAATTACATTACAAGCCAAAATTGACAGGTTCCACGTACCCTTATTGATCTATTCTCCCTTATTAAAAGAATCAAAACGTTTTCACAAAACAGTCAGTCATTTTGATATTGCACCTTCTATTTTAGCATACTACAGAAATAATTATAAAATTAGTACTCCTTCTACAGTAACATGGGTAGGAAGAGGCTTTTCTGCAGATTCTGAGATAAGCAAAACCGGAATTCCTATGATGCAGAGTAAAAACCAACTGATTGACTTTGTATCTGAAAAGTATTACATCCATGACGGACAACTTTTCACACTGAAAAATATGGAGGAGGGCGCGGACAATGATGCGGCAGCCATGAATAAAATCAATGGCAGATTCAATCAATACAAAAGTATGAATGCCAAGTTTTATTCTACGAAAAAGCTAATGCCGGATTCGGTAATGGTCAATTTTAAGAAAAAAACGAAATCAAGATTTTAA
- a CDS encoding YaiO family outer membrane beta-barrel protein, giving the protein MKRYPTFLLAILFPITLYSQQNLTADELFVKARTTAFEQKDYTTSIALAKEALEKAPNYTDISVFLGRLYTWNKDLAAARAVFEDLGKREVQDEDYFLAYASLEYWNDQNTKAIEIIDKGLSYHSKSEALLLLKAKVYFGMDNYEEADKAVKTLLSINPKNTEARALAVRINDLSSKNAIGIVYNYSHFDKQFDDDWHIVGVSYKRITPIGSVILRGNYANKFAQGGTQIELEAYPRLSKMFYLYVGGGYSDDVGLFPKYRTGVSLNANLPHSFEAELGYRQLYFSNSIWMFTAAVGKYYKNFWFNLRTYITPDSKNISHSYTGTVRYYTKGAQDYFAFQIGTGISPEEYRNNLLENETFKLKTFKVGAEYNFSYRSVNLFSVGTMYYNQEFRPGEKGNQFDLTLGYTRKF; this is encoded by the coding sequence ATGAAAAGATATCCGACCTTTTTATTAGCAATACTTTTTCCAATTACCCTATACAGCCAGCAGAATCTTACTGCTGATGAATTGTTTGTTAAAGCCCGTACTACTGCTTTTGAACAGAAAGATTATACTACATCTATAGCACTCGCCAAAGAAGCATTGGAAAAAGCACCCAATTATACAGATATTTCAGTTTTTCTGGGAAGGCTATATACCTGGAACAAAGATCTGGCTGCAGCAAGAGCTGTGTTTGAAGATCTTGGAAAAAGAGAGGTTCAGGATGAAGATTATTTTCTGGCCTATGCGTCATTGGAATACTGGAATGATCAGAATACAAAGGCTATTGAAATTATAGATAAAGGACTTTCCTACCATTCTAAATCTGAAGCATTACTGTTGTTGAAGGCAAAAGTATATTTTGGTATGGATAATTATGAGGAAGCCGACAAAGCTGTAAAAACTCTTTTATCCATCAATCCTAAAAATACTGAGGCAAGGGCTCTTGCGGTAAGAATAAATGATCTTTCTTCTAAAAATGCGATAGGAATTGTTTATAATTATTCTCATTTTGACAAACAGTTTGATGACGACTGGCATATCGTGGGCGTAAGCTATAAAAGAATCACACCGATTGGTTCTGTGATCCTTCGGGGTAATTATGCCAATAAGTTTGCACAGGGCGGCACACAGATTGAGTTGGAAGCCTATCCAAGACTTTCCAAAATGTTCTATCTGTACGTTGGCGGAGGATATTCTGACGATGTTGGTCTGTTTCCGAAATACCGCACCGGCGTTTCTTTAAATGCGAATCTTCCTCATAGTTTTGAGGCAGAGCTGGGCTACCGTCAGCTTTATTTCAGCAACAGTATCTGGATGTTTACTGCTGCTGTAGGTAAATATTATAAAAATTTCTGGTTCAATCTGCGTACTTACATTACGCCTGACAGCAAGAATATTTCACATTCTTATACAGGAACGGTACGATATTATACAAAAGGAGCCCAGGACTATTTTGCTTTTCAGATCGGAACAGGTATAAGCCCTGAAGAGTACCGTAATAACCTTCTGGAAAACGAAACTTTTAAGCTTAAAACCTTTAAAGTAGGAGCTGAATATAATTTTTCTTACCGCTCTGTCAATCTTTTTTCTGTGGGAACGATGTATTATAATCAGGAATTCCGTCCGGGTGAGAAAGGAAATCAGTTTGATCTTACTTTAGGCTACACCCGAAAGTTTTAA
- the xth gene encoding exodeoxyribonuclease III, with translation MKIATYNVNGINGRLPVLLKWLKETSPDIVCLQELKAPQERFPLQDINNAGYQAIWNGQKSWNGVAILAKNREITEVQRSLPGDTDDVQSRYIEAIIDQMVICCLYLPNGNPYPGPKFDYKLSWIKRFKRRTNQLIKMELPAILIGDFNIIPEPMDVYKPERWENDALYRTEVRKAFKDLQKKGWLDSIRSLYPDEKIYTFWDYLYKAYDRNAGMRLDHILLSPYLQPRLLSGGVDSHVRGWEKSSDHAPVWIELSDHL, from the coding sequence ATGAAAATAGCAACCTATAATGTGAACGGAATCAATGGCCGTCTTCCTGTTTTACTGAAATGGCTGAAAGAAACGTCACCGGATATTGTCTGCCTTCAGGAATTAAAAGCCCCACAGGAACGCTTTCCATTACAGGATATTAATAACGCAGGATATCAGGCCATATGGAACGGACAAAAAAGCTGGAACGGAGTAGCCATACTGGCAAAAAACAGAGAAATAACTGAAGTACAAAGATCTTTACCAGGTGATACAGACGATGTTCAGAGCCGTTATATAGAAGCTATTATTGATCAAATGGTAATCTGCTGCCTGTATCTTCCCAATGGAAATCCTTATCCCGGGCCCAAATTTGATTATAAATTATCCTGGATTAAGCGTTTTAAAAGACGAACCAACCAGCTCATCAAAATGGAACTTCCCGCCATACTGATCGGTGATTTCAATATTATACCGGAACCTATGGATGTTTATAAACCTGAACGTTGGGAAAATGATGCGCTATACAGAACAGAAGTAAGAAAAGCATTTAAGGACCTTCAGAAAAAAGGCTGGCTTGATTCTATACGAAGTCTTTATCCTGATGAGAAAATTTATACCTTCTGGGATTATTTATATAAAGCTTACGACCGTAATGCAGGAATGAGACTTGATCATATTTTATTAAGTCCTTATCTACAACCCAGACTGTTATCGGGTGGAGTAGACAGCCATGTACGGGGCTGGGAAAAAAGCAGTGATCATGCTCCTGTTTGGATTGAACTATCGGATCATCTGTAA